In Fluviispira sanaruensis, a genomic segment contains:
- a CDS encoding aspartate-semialdehyde dehydrogenase, which yields MLELTIGIVGATGVVGQTAFDILADDFSGFKVKKLKMYASRSSAGKVFNFRNTKVTIEEIQLDSMLECDALLFATDAAISQEYIPKLAEKGILCIDKSSAFRVHPDVPLVVPEVNGHTLSYEKIAKFPVIASPNCCTIPLVMVLKALDNEFSLKRAIVSTYQSVSGAGKPGVETLTEETQNFFVNQDLTCGKSDVFPKSIAFNVMPYVAGILENGDTDEEAKIIAETRKILEKVNLPLAATSVRVPTFVGHGESVTLEFKNKVTAKHVKEILAKFAGLRVIDESSKLEEDDFELFVTPREAHGKDEVYVSRIRTTDVFENGISLWIVSDNLRKGAALNAIQVINHCALNGTIISLKRK from the coding sequence ATGTTAGAATTGACCATAGGAATTGTAGGTGCCACCGGGGTTGTTGGGCAAACTGCATTTGATATTCTTGCAGATGATTTTTCAGGATTCAAAGTTAAAAAATTAAAAATGTATGCTTCTCGGAGTTCTGCTGGAAAAGTTTTCAATTTTAGAAATACTAAGGTTACAATTGAAGAAATTCAATTAGATTCTATGCTCGAATGTGATGCATTATTATTCGCTACCGATGCCGCTATATCACAAGAATATATTCCAAAACTTGCTGAGAAAGGCATTCTTTGCATAGATAAATCATCTGCATTTCGCGTTCATCCAGACGTTCCGCTTGTTGTGCCAGAAGTGAATGGGCATACACTTTCTTACGAAAAAATTGCAAAATTTCCTGTGATTGCAAGTCCTAATTGCTGTACAATTCCTCTCGTAATGGTTCTAAAAGCTTTAGATAATGAGTTTTCTCTTAAGCGAGCAATTGTTTCTACCTATCAAAGTGTTTCTGGTGCAGGCAAACCAGGTGTCGAAACTTTAACAGAAGAAACCCAAAACTTTTTTGTCAACCAAGATCTTACTTGTGGGAAATCAGATGTATTCCCCAAATCAATAGCCTTTAACGTTATGCCATATGTGGCTGGGATTTTAGAAAATGGTGACACCGATGAAGAAGCAAAAATTATTGCGGAAACACGTAAAATATTAGAAAAAGTTAATCTTCCTTTAGCAGCAACAAGTGTGAGAGTTCCAACATTTGTGGGACATGGTGAATCTGTTACGTTAGAATTTAAAAATAAAGTAACAGCTAAACACGTTAAAGAAATACTGGCAAAATTTGCCGGTTTACGAGTAATAGATGAAAGTTCTAAACTTGAGGAAGATGATTTTGAACTTTTTGTAACACCACGTGAAGCGCATGGCAAAGACGAAGTTTATGTCAGTCGCATTCGTACGACGGATGTTTTTGAGAATGGCATTTCTTTGTGGATTGTGAGCGATAATTTAAGAAAGGGTGCCGCTTTGAATGCTATACAAGTTATAAATCATTGTGCACTGAATGGAACAATTATTTCCTTAAAAAGAAAATAA
- a CDS encoding MnmC family methyltransferase, with protein sequence MNKIEQVADYRDEDGFSALFYKTQDNSMTVSIVSEKMQTEMMHSQSGSFSETNYVYLPVVDFVIKNRIEPVFLSIGLGVGYIEIMLFAYLLNKNISDDYLSQLFIFSFEKEEKLIQFFTAFLLDQPLPVSFQACYSSILQLNSEYFSVDKMELKLFIKDFILKNKFVIYNKFTNETQLTKPANGIFFDAFSANSSPDLWNELYIDNILSPKNCSSSSSFATYASKNMLKRKLKENNFNLLKKKGFAGKRECIFAYRIKNELI encoded by the coding sequence GTGAATAAAATAGAGCAAGTAGCAGATTATCGTGATGAGGATGGTTTTTCTGCACTTTTTTATAAAACACAGGACAATTCTATGACTGTGTCAATCGTCTCGGAAAAAATGCAGACCGAGATGATGCACAGTCAAAGTGGCTCGTTTTCAGAAACTAATTATGTCTATCTACCCGTTGTGGATTTTGTCATTAAAAATAGAATAGAACCCGTATTTTTATCCATTGGTCTTGGAGTGGGCTATATTGAAATCATGCTTTTTGCTTATCTTCTAAATAAAAATATTTCGGATGATTACCTATCGCAATTATTTATTTTTTCATTTGAAAAAGAAGAAAAATTAATTCAGTTCTTTACAGCATTTTTATTGGATCAACCGTTACCGGTTTCTTTTCAAGCATGCTATTCCTCTATACTTCAGCTAAACAGTGAATATTTCTCTGTAGATAAGATGGAATTAAAATTATTTATCAAAGATTTTATACTTAAAAATAAATTTGTCATATATAATAAGTTTACAAACGAAACGCAATTAACAAAACCAGCCAACGGTATTTTTTTTGATGCCTTTAGTGCAAATTCCTCTCCCGATCTTTGGAATGAGCTTTATATAGATAATATTCTTTCACCCAAAAACTGTTCTTCCTCTTCATCCTTCGCAACTTATGCTTCTAAAAATATGCTCAAACGAAAACTTAAAGAGAACAATTTTAATCTTTTAAAGAAAAAAGGTTTTGCTGGGAAAAGAGAATGTATTTTTGCTTATAGGATTAAAAATGAATTGATATAA
- a CDS encoding adenylosuccinate synthase: protein MKLQHGAATLVLGVQYGDEGKGKLVDVLAEQADLVCRVQGGNNAGHTIWVNGEKIVTQLLPSGILRENCEIGIGAGVVVDPFVLRDELKKVKSQGYDITPERLHVDYRASVILPYHKNLDLKRELERSKNTAKIGTTGRGIGPTYASRAYREGPRIAEISSPENFHAWLNANPHLKEGLETKVLDEFLETAEALRPYMKDLAMIANNRLAQGARVLLEGAQGAMLDVSFGTYPFVTSSNLVAGSCAGGLGIPPWKISNILGVIKAYSTRVGNGPYPAELFGDFADELRKRGNEFGTNTGRPRSVGWLDLVALRYLSRINGLTGLAIMKADVLSGIEHIGIITAYRDKRTQKEMVGYPMTQSAWENVEPVVEYVDGWECVANGLLLNKQYQAFIKKIEKYVDVPSVYISTGAERSEGLWV, encoded by the coding sequence ATGAAACTGCAACATGGAGCAGCGACACTGGTTCTTGGCGTTCAATATGGTGATGAAGGTAAAGGTAAGCTTGTAGACGTATTGGCCGAACAAGCCGATTTGGTTTGCCGCGTTCAAGGAGGCAATAACGCAGGCCATACTATTTGGGTGAACGGAGAAAAAATCGTCACTCAGCTTCTACCCTCAGGAATACTCAGGGAGAATTGCGAAATAGGGATCGGAGCAGGTGTTGTTGTCGATCCCTTTGTTTTGCGTGATGAACTGAAAAAAGTAAAATCCCAAGGTTACGACATCACTCCCGAGCGTTTGCACGTTGATTACCGTGCAAGTGTTATTTTGCCTTACCATAAAAATCTTGATCTCAAACGTGAACTTGAACGCTCTAAAAATACTGCAAAAATTGGTACAACGGGTCGAGGAATTGGCCCAACTTATGCCAGTCGTGCCTACCGAGAAGGGCCGCGCATAGCTGAAATATCAAGTCCAGAAAATTTTCATGCTTGGTTAAATGCCAATCCGCATCTAAAAGAAGGGCTAGAAACTAAAGTTCTTGATGAATTTCTTGAAACTGCAGAAGCATTGCGCCCCTATATGAAAGATTTAGCCATGATTGCCAACAACCGCTTGGCACAAGGGGCACGCGTACTCCTCGAAGGCGCACAGGGAGCTATGCTCGATGTGAGTTTCGGTACCTATCCATTTGTGACTTCTAGTAACTTGGTTGCGGGTTCCTGTGCAGGCGGACTTGGCATTCCTCCATGGAAAATAAGCAATATTTTGGGTGTGATAAAAGCCTATTCAACGCGGGTGGGCAATGGTCCTTATCCTGCTGAACTTTTTGGGGATTTTGCCGATGAGCTGCGCAAACGCGGCAATGAGTTTGGCACAAATACGGGTCGTCCACGTTCCGTTGGCTGGCTCGATCTCGTAGCTCTCCGTTACCTTTCCAGAATAAATGGCCTCACAGGCCTCGCAATTATGAAAGCAGATGTTCTTTCTGGTATTGAACATATTGGCATTATTACGGCTTACCGCGACAAGCGCACTCAAAAAGAAATGGTGGGCTACCCAATGACACAATCTGCCTGGGAAAATGTCGAACCTGTGGTAGAATACGTTGATGGTTGGGAATGTGTTGCAAATGGTCTCTTGCTCAATAAACAGTATCAAGCATTTATTAAAAAGATTGAAAAATATGTAGATGTTCCAAGCGTTTATATATCTACTGGCGCTGAGCGCAGTGAAGGCCTTTGGGTGTGA
- the pssA gene encoding CDP-diacylglycerol--serine O-phosphatidyltransferase translates to MNSDLRDENLNDKGQHNVTSFIEKRRRVKSSIYLLPNLITATSLFFGLLAIKYSIDGRMSGEMQNFVFAAYAILAAGICDGLDGSVARLTHTQSSFGVQLDSLCDLVSFGVAPAVVIYNYGLNEFFRLGFCVAFIFAACGALRLARFNVQSSMGRANGNFTGIPIPMAAAPLAVFIMAQQELASWTIVDHSQWEVTLAQALTSADVRNTTLLVITFLLALGMISTFEYISHKAIRLPRKRPFRVFAAVLIIFALFLNIQFVVSLALLLIIYCSHGPILWLFTRKDRAEEEDELFEAGNNSEES, encoded by the coding sequence ATGAATAGCGATCTGCGAGATGAAAATTTAAATGACAAAGGACAGCATAATGTCACGTCTTTTATCGAAAAAAGAAGGCGCGTAAAATCAAGTATTTATTTATTGCCAAATCTCATTACGGCCACCTCACTTTTTTTTGGTTTGCTTGCAATAAAGTATTCCATTGATGGTAGGATGAGTGGCGAAATGCAGAACTTTGTCTTTGCTGCATATGCAATTCTGGCAGCAGGAATATGTGATGGTCTGGATGGTAGTGTTGCGCGTTTAACCCATACTCAAAGTTCATTTGGTGTTCAGCTTGATTCATTGTGCGATCTTGTTTCTTTTGGGGTTGCTCCTGCAGTTGTTATATATAATTATGGGTTAAATGAATTTTTTAGACTTGGGTTTTGTGTCGCTTTTATTTTTGCAGCTTGTGGAGCATTGCGTTTAGCACGTTTTAATGTGCAAAGTTCAATGGGCAGAGCGAACGGTAATTTCACAGGTATTCCGATTCCAATGGCTGCAGCCCCATTAGCCGTTTTTATTATGGCTCAACAAGAACTTGCAAGCTGGACAATTGTCGATCATTCGCAATGGGAAGTGACTCTTGCGCAGGCATTGACGAGTGCAGATGTAAGAAATACAACTCTCCTCGTAATTACTTTTTTACTAGCCCTTGGCATGATCTCAACATTTGAATATATAAGTCACAAGGCAATTCGTTTGCCGAGAAAAAGACCTTTCCGTGTTTTCGCAGCGGTCTTAATTATTTTTGCATTATTTTTAAATATTCAATTTGTTGTTTCTTTAGCATTGCTTTTAATTATCTATTGTTCACATGGACCCATTTTATGGTTATTCACTCGCAAAGATAGAGCAGAGGAAGAAGATGAACTTTTTGAAGCTGGAAATAATTCAGAGGAATCTTAA
- a CDS encoding tetratricopeptide repeat protein translates to MKRYLLLFYIILFFPIIVKAQDKVMQENGLNCKVNANTCTKSGISFFDRGDYKKAFELFSESCKYLDPVGCTNLGVLHEKTTNIVKAKDFYLKGCKVGDSQGCLYLGNVFFNEKNTAQAEYYFKFACLNSNPLACTNYASIKERNGKLKEAYQFYSKGCLKGDPIGCLYLAKLELTNGDSLGAMSAYKKACDKGNMLGCTNLGVMHSREGKQALARDIFDKACQTGYSQACTNLNHLKEYEEKESSS, encoded by the coding sequence ATGAAAAGATATTTACTGCTTTTTTATATTATTTTATTTTTTCCCATTATAGTCAAAGCTCAAGATAAAGTTATGCAAGAAAATGGGCTAAACTGTAAAGTGAATGCAAATACTTGTACAAAATCAGGAATATCATTTTTTGACAGAGGCGATTATAAAAAAGCGTTCGAACTTTTTAGTGAAAGCTGTAAATATTTAGATCCAGTGGGCTGTACAAATCTAGGCGTATTGCACGAAAAAACTACAAATATTGTGAAAGCAAAAGATTTTTATTTAAAAGGCTGTAAAGTCGGAGACAGTCAAGGCTGTTTGTATTTGGGTAATGTCTTTTTTAATGAAAAAAACACAGCCCAAGCTGAGTATTATTTTAAATTCGCATGTTTAAATAGCAATCCCCTCGCTTGTACAAACTATGCCTCCATAAAAGAACGCAATGGCAAATTAAAAGAGGCTTATCAATTTTATTCAAAAGGATGTCTGAAAGGGGATCCTATAGGTTGTTTGTATTTAGCAAAATTAGAATTGACCAATGGCGACAGCCTGGGAGCTATGTCTGCCTATAAGAAAGCCTGTGACAAAGGAAATATGTTGGGCTGTACCAATTTAGGTGTGATGCACAGTCGTGAAGGCAAACAGGCGCTGGCGCGCGATATTTTCGACAAAGCCTGTCAAACGGGTTATTCACAGGCCTGTACAAATCTAAATCATTTAAAAGAATATGAAGAAAAAGAGTCGTCCTCTTAA
- a CDS encoding tetratricopeptide repeat protein — MQNSLNDFKSALFAGDFNLAENIGLVQIQQNGEKADWLNEMGLLYLMKGDLPEALRHFDRAIVADHFYIEAQFNAAIILSDLGFYEEASQRFADACRHEGVLLAQKHYDMAQFYLSMRKLESAEEELRKAIALHNCSDFYVELTRIYIEQKKFDEALVEIETAISLNLNNPIAENLRSQCLQAKDNFLSSDKTSGELNTPPF; from the coding sequence GTGCAAAACTCTTTGAATGATTTTAAATCAGCTTTGTTTGCAGGTGATTTTAATCTTGCTGAAAATATTGGACTTGTTCAAATTCAGCAAAATGGTGAAAAGGCAGATTGGTTAAATGAAATGGGGTTACTTTATTTGATGAAAGGAGATCTCCCTGAAGCTCTTAGGCATTTTGACAGAGCTATTGTGGCAGATCATTTTTATATTGAAGCGCAGTTCAACGCAGCTATTATTTTAAGCGACTTGGGTTTTTATGAAGAAGCTTCGCAAAGGTTTGCCGATGCCTGCCGGCATGAAGGTGTTTTACTTGCACAAAAACATTATGATATGGCGCAGTTTTATTTATCCATGCGGAAGTTAGAATCCGCAGAAGAGGAATTGCGCAAGGCGATTGCCTTACACAACTGCAGCGATTTCTATGTTGAGTTGACAAGAATTTATATTGAACAAAAGAAATTCGATGAAGCTCTTGTTGAGATCGAAACTGCAATTTCTCTCAACTTAAACAACCCTATTGCGGAAAACTTACGTTCACAATGTCTACAAGCAAAAGATAATTTTCTTTCTTCTGATAAAACTTCAGGTGAATTAAATACACCTCCATTTTAA
- a CDS encoding YceI family protein, translating to MLSKKIAALYLASISVTLQAFSNEIIPKHPESIIVAEAATKADAPKYVVDTDHSKVTFEVAHLVVSTVTGEFKKFSGNFKFNPEDFSQTQLEASAISTSVDTGVKKRDDHLKSADFFDAKKFPNMIFKSTSAKKTDDNKFDLIGNITIRGVTKPITFKVTYKGQVKSSGKITQAFKATAELVRKDFGVSFQNIVEAGPVVGDVVTINIICEGVRKI from the coding sequence ATGCTTTCAAAGAAAATAGCTGCATTGTATTTAGCTTCAATTTCTGTTACGTTACAAGCTTTTTCAAATGAAATAATACCTAAGCATCCTGAAAGCATAATTGTTGCAGAAGCCGCAACAAAGGCAGATGCTCCTAAGTATGTTGTTGATACAGATCACTCTAAAGTAACATTTGAAGTAGCTCACTTAGTGGTAAGCACAGTGACAGGGGAATTTAAAAAGTTCAGTGGAAATTTTAAATTCAATCCAGAAGATTTTTCACAAACTCAGCTTGAAGCAAGCGCTATAAGTACATCTGTCGATACTGGGGTGAAAAAGAGAGATGATCATTTAAAAAGTGCAGATTTTTTCGATGCAAAAAAATTCCCAAATATGATTTTTAAATCAACGTCTGCAAAGAAAACAGATGATAATAAATTTGATTTAATTGGAAATATTACTATACGGGGTGTTACGAAGCCTATTACATTTAAAGTAACATATAAAGGCCAAGTAAAATCAAGTGGAAAAATAACTCAAGCTTTTAAAGCTACAGCTGAACTTGTCAGAAAAGATTTTGGGGTGAGTTTTCAAAATATAGTTGAGGCAGGTCCAGTGGTTGGAGATGTCGTAACAATAAATATTATCTGTGAAGGAGTCAGGAAAATTTAG
- a CDS encoding diphosphate--fructose-6-phosphate 1-phosphotransferase → MTLKGNALIIQSGGPTAVINQSLTGIMTASRDYPEEIHRVYGAYHGLHGVLYENFLDLSAEENRIWQNISVSPGAALGSARIKPRHSDLDRIFEVFSAHDIKFVFYNGGNDSAEAAQLIREEANKRNYQVRILHIPKTIDNDLMVTDHCPGYGSVAKVVSHIIAGDDLDNRSFFNSVKINVVMGRHAGWIAAATAIAKKGHIDIEDDDEVGPHLIYLPEVEFNEKKFLSDVQKTYNRIGRATIVVAEGIADQLGEERFAGEVDEFGNALLSSSGKLGDYLSNLIKKNLLYNTSFGKLRCRADTLGYLQRSLAGMASHTDQADAFLVGSMAVHYIMKGESDKMVTLVRAHGENYKCETSLCDLKLVAQKTKLMPKSMINSEENGVTEDFYQYVLPLAGCVPELRALKATHVKKKLFDYVRPDK, encoded by the coding sequence ATGACGCTCAAAGGTAATGCACTCATTATTCAATCTGGCGGTCCAACAGCTGTAATAAATCAATCGCTCACTGGAATTATGACTGCAAGTCGCGATTATCCTGAAGAAATTCATAGAGTCTATGGTGCCTACCATGGTTTACATGGTGTATTATACGAAAATTTTCTCGATTTATCCGCAGAAGAAAATCGTATTTGGCAAAATATATCTGTATCACCCGGAGCGGCTCTTGGTTCTGCTCGGATAAAACCAAGACATAGTGATTTAGATAGAATATTTGAAGTGTTCTCAGCGCATGATATTAAATTTGTCTTTTACAATGGTGGAAATGACTCTGCCGAAGCTGCGCAACTTATTCGTGAAGAAGCCAACAAAAGAAATTATCAAGTCCGTATTCTTCATATTCCGAAAACCATCGACAACGATCTTATGGTCACCGACCACTGTCCTGGGTATGGAAGTGTTGCTAAAGTTGTTTCGCACATTATTGCAGGCGATGACCTTGACAATCGTAGCTTTTTTAACAGTGTTAAAATAAATGTTGTGATGGGTCGGCATGCAGGATGGATCGCTGCAGCCACCGCAATTGCAAAAAAAGGTCACATTGATATTGAGGACGACGATGAAGTCGGCCCTCATCTTATTTATCTCCCAGAAGTAGAATTTAACGAGAAAAAGTTTTTATCCGACGTACAAAAAACCTACAATCGTATAGGACGCGCCACAATTGTAGTCGCAGAAGGTATTGCCGATCAACTTGGAGAAGAGCGATTTGCGGGCGAAGTTGATGAATTTGGCAATGCATTGCTCTCGAGCTCTGGTAAACTTGGAGATTATTTAAGCAATCTGATAAAAAAGAATTTATTATACAACACTTCGTTTGGCAAATTACGCTGCCGTGCAGATACCTTAGGTTATTTACAACGATCCTTAGCTGGTATGGCTTCGCACACGGATCAAGCTGATGCTTTTTTAGTGGGATCAATGGCTGTGCATTATATCATGAAAGGGGAATCAGATAAAATGGTGACCCTTGTGCGTGCTCATGGCGAAAATTACAAATGCGAAACATCATTGTGCGACCTTAAATTGGTTGCACAAAAAACAAAGCTTATGCCTAAAAGCATGATCAACAGTGAAGAAAATGGTGTCACAGAAGATTTTTATCAATATGTTCTCCCCCTTGCAGGATGTGTTCCTGAATTAAGAGCTCTAAAAGCAACGCATGTAAAGAAAAAATTATTTGATTATGTTCGCCCAGATAAATAA
- a CDS encoding DUF692 domain-containing protein — MISSQEIEKRILTYPAGIFGAGLRTAHYSFWHEISQLPPLEIMADNYMYLKGGAGLLHLFKIAERTKVVVHGVGMNIASTEQLDKEYCYQLRDFLKNLNPEVVSDHLCFSASKTHNSFDLLPIPFNSVTLNLICDKVNQIQDILGRQYSLENISSYVSYQDNEYTEIEFLDEICKRTGAGILLDVNNIYVSAFNHGYEANVELAKVNPEYVNQYHIAGHSVLDDFLFDTHDKLACENVWKLMLWALKNIGFRTAIIERDDDAAPFDELIYEINFGNNLLCNLKN; from the coding sequence GTGATTTCATCTCAAGAGATTGAAAAAAGAATTTTAACTTATCCGGCAGGAATATTTGGAGCAGGCTTACGAACTGCTCATTATTCTTTTTGGCATGAAATTTCTCAATTGCCTCCGCTAGAAATCATGGCGGATAATTATATGTATTTAAAAGGTGGAGCAGGTTTATTGCATCTTTTTAAAATAGCTGAAAGAACAAAAGTCGTTGTTCATGGTGTCGGCATGAATATAGCCTCAACAGAACAATTAGATAAAGAGTATTGTTATCAATTAAGAGATTTTTTAAAAAATCTTAATCCAGAAGTGGTTTCTGATCATTTATGTTTTTCTGCTTCAAAAACTCATAACAGTTTTGATCTTTTACCAATTCCCTTTAATTCTGTAACTTTAAATTTAATATGTGATAAAGTTAATCAAATTCAAGATATACTTGGACGACAATATTCTCTTGAAAATATATCTTCATATGTTTCTTATCAAGACAATGAGTATACAGAAATCGAATTTCTAGATGAAATTTGTAAAAGGACAGGAGCTGGTATCTTGTTAGATGTAAATAATATATATGTATCAGCTTTCAATCATGGCTATGAAGCAAACGTAGAATTGGCTAAAGTTAATCCTGAATATGTGAATCAATATCACATTGCAGGACATTCGGTTTTAGATGATTTTTTATTTGATACACATGATAAACTTGCCTGTGAAAATGTCTGGAAACTTATGCTTTGGGCTTTAAAGAACATTGGTTTTAGAACTGCAATTATTGAAAGAGACGATGATGCAGCTCCATTTGATGAGCTTATTTACGAAATCAATTTTGGAAATAATTTATTATGCAATTTGAAGAATTAA
- a CDS encoding Dps family protein translates to MKINIGLTKASTEKVVEILSHYLADSYYLYLKTHNFHWNVTGMHFQNLHKLFDEQYNALFASLDEIAERIRSLGEFVPGTYIQMKDLTCIKETKEIQKDKEMIKILLDDHESVVRNLRNWIEEANGAGDVGTGDFLTARIEEHEKIAWMLRSHLED, encoded by the coding sequence ATGAAAATCAATATTGGCTTAACTAAGGCAAGCACAGAGAAAGTTGTTGAAATTCTTTCACATTATCTTGCAGATTCCTATTATCTCTATCTAAAGACACACAATTTCCATTGGAATGTGACGGGGATGCATTTTCAAAACCTCCACAAACTTTTTGATGAACAATACAATGCTCTTTTTGCTAGCCTAGATGAAATTGCTGAACGTATTCGCTCCTTAGGAGAATTTGTCCCTGGCACCTATATCCAGATGAAAGATTTAACCTGTATCAAAGAGACCAAGGAAATCCAAAAAGATAAAGAAATGATTAAGATTTTATTGGATGATCACGAGAGTGTGGTGCGGAATTTACGCAATTGGATCGAGGAAGCCAACGGAGCTGGTGATGTAGGAACTGGCGATTTTCTCACTGCAAGAATTGAAGAACATGAAAAGATTGCTTGGATGCTGAGAAGTCACTTAGAAGATTAA
- a CDS encoding leukocidin family pore-forming toxin translates to MLFQNKILCFGLGSIIIGGCLDFSKAKAEAFSTSQNFQNFEKGYEDGKVIIFDTDNRKITDSNIEIMKKSSGISIDNAPVLLKRGETGPEYIVMPKDISESEKNSLIKKFEQKKKRAKSSDPKKNLLNKSSVTITVLKRKLSCPMTMYKGYEEYPEYKKDYCDGKTFVELNYKIDMYGSVAMQKIDEKTGAVTRTEDGKYLVVTVSPFEEGGTGWHITDEIRQDVLWRNFLGYRNEFVGPFASKYNFWVQSDDQNPNVKLVSTFPQNTNPETSVTESRGITVGMKGWLVLGIDKDAQPNASINLDISRQVSETRNVSYKTNEFYVENNSYNGNASWSWNSKMNETKMCDALTGKDHGGLFGDCYFTRFVLNDDNVIAKEKLNLTAISYKSFTPSFQAIYKADKNEVGKSTFSLGTSAEIGVILGNVSLVLPTPSGHYWYWPTYTSDTITEVTESFTVDWSSPFFEPEQNVRLQNMNDLGSTKCLSVVKKNADVNSENAIVTLESCQDVRGQIWGYDNEEKVFKSRADKNSCLTIQDDKYFVARPCAFENSQKWILNSNGNIQLYVDYKKVLGKDSTGKLKIVSPESSEKIKFEAFKAKL, encoded by the coding sequence ATGTTATTTCAAAATAAAATCCTATGTTTTGGTTTAGGTAGTATTATTATAGGTGGTTGTCTTGATTTTTCAAAGGCAAAAGCTGAGGCTTTTTCTACTTCCCAAAATTTTCAAAATTTTGAAAAAGGCTATGAGGATGGAAAAGTTATCATATTTGACACTGATAACAGAAAGATTACAGATTCAAACATAGAAATTATGAAAAAATCGAGTGGGATAAGTATTGATAATGCACCCGTTCTTCTGAAAAGAGGGGAAACTGGCCCAGAGTACATCGTGATGCCAAAGGATATTTCAGAATCTGAAAAAAATAGCCTAATTAAAAAGTTTGAGCAGAAAAAGAAAAGAGCAAAAAGTTCGGACCCAAAAAAAAATCTATTAAATAAATCTTCTGTCACCATCACAGTCTTGAAAAGAAAACTCTCCTGTCCAATGACTATGTATAAAGGATATGAAGAATATCCTGAATATAAAAAAGATTATTGTGATGGAAAAACTTTTGTTGAACTGAATTATAAAATTGATATGTATGGTTCAGTTGCCATGCAAAAAATCGATGAAAAAACAGGTGCTGTGACCCGCACTGAAGATGGAAAATACTTGGTTGTGACTGTCTCACCTTTCGAAGAAGGTGGAACCGGCTGGCATATCACAGATGAAATTAGACAAGATGTGTTGTGGAGAAATTTTTTAGGTTATCGAAATGAATTTGTCGGGCCTTTTGCAAGTAAATATAATTTTTGGGTACAGTCTGATGATCAAAACCCAAATGTTAAACTTGTTTCTACTTTTCCCCAAAATACCAATCCAGAAACGAGTGTCACAGAATCGCGTGGCATTACAGTCGGAATGAAAGGTTGGCTCGTTCTGGGGATCGACAAAGATGCTCAACCTAACGCATCTATCAATTTAGATATATCAAGGCAAGTTTCAGAAACTCGGAATGTTTCTTATAAAACCAATGAGTTTTATGTTGAAAATAATAGTTATAATGGAAATGCAAGTTGGTCTTGGAATAGCAAAATGAATGAGACTAAAATGTGTGATGCTTTGACAGGAAAAGATCATGGAGGACTTTTCGGAGATTGTTACTTTACGCGTTTTGTTTTGAATGACGATAATGTTATAGCTAAGGAAAAACTAAATCTCACTGCAATTAGCTATAAATCTTTCACTCCATCTTTTCAGGCAATTTACAAAGCCGATAAGAATGAAGTGGGTAAATCGACATTTAGCTTAGGCACAAGTGCAGAAATTGGTGTTATTTTAGGAAACGTTTCATTAGTGCTACCAACGCCATCAGGACACTATTGGTACTGGCCTACTTATACTTCGGACACAATTACAGAAGTAACAGAAAGTTTTACAGTGGATTGGAGTTCTCCTTTTTTTGAGCCCGAACAAAACGTTCGTTTACAAAATATGAATGATCTCGGTTCGACAAAATGTTTAAGTGTCGTTAAGAAGAATGCGGACGTAAATAGTGAAAATGCTATTGTTACATTAGAATCTTGCCAAGATGTGCGGGGACAAATCTGGGGATACGACAACGAAGAGAAAGTGTTTAAGTCACGTGCAGATAAAAATTCTTGTCTCACAATTCAAGATGATAAATATTTTGTTGCCCGTCCCTGTGCATTTGAAAATTCACAAAAATGGATTTTAAATTCAAATGGGAATATTCAATTATATGTAGATTATAAAAAAGTATTGGGTAAGGATTCTACTGGAAAATTAAAAATTGTCAGTCCAGAATCTTCTGAAAAAATAAAATTCGAAGCATTTAAAGCAAAATTATAA